In the Lepus europaeus isolate LE1 chromosome 18, mLepTim1.pri, whole genome shotgun sequence genome, one interval contains:
- the RPL38 gene encoding large ribosomal subunit protein eL38 — protein sequence MPRKIEEIKDFLLTARRKDAKSVKIKKNKDNVKFKVRCSRYLYTLVITDKEKAEKLKQSLPPGLAVKELK from the exons ATG CCCCGGAAAATCGAGGAGATCAAGGACTTCCTGCTCACGGCCCGGCGGAAGGATGCCAAGT CCGTCAAGATCAAGAAGAACAAGGACAACGTGAAGTTcaaggtgcgctgcagccggtacCTCTACACGCTGGTCATCACGGACAAGGAGAAGGCCGAGAAGTTGAAGCAGTCCCTGCCCCCAG gcctggccgtgAAGGAGCTGAAATGA